A region of the Nitrospirota bacterium genome:
AGAGGAATTCAGGAAGGTAATTATATTTAAAGGGATAAGCGGAGTAACGCTTATATTATATGGACTGCTATCATTTGAACTTTTTTCGTCAATGGAAAATTCCATGAATATAATTTTCAAGGTCTCAAAAAAGAGGCCCTTTGTTTTATCTCTTTTATTTTCTTTCATTGTTGTAACCCTTGTTATTGTTTTTTTATTGGCTTCTTTCGGTGTGACTACAGTAGCCCTTTTATTTAAAAAATATCCTATAGAGGTCTTTGGTATAAAAATGGGATACAAGGCAGGGGTATTTCTCAGATATGTGGCACCCTTTATCCTCGTGCTTTTAACCTTTACAGCAGTTTTTATGATTATCCCCCGGATAAAAGTCCCCTTTAGAAGTGCGTTTATCGGAGCTGTTTTTACTACTGTTTTATGGGAGGTGGCCAAGCATTTTTTTACCTGGTATGTTAAATATGTTATCCGTCTTGGAAGCATATACGGGTCCTTAACCACGTTTATATTAGTTTTATTATGGCTCTATTATTCTTCGTGCATTTTTCTTCTGGGGGCTGAGATAGTGAATAACTCTCGGAGACCCGCCGGGACAGAAAGGAGAAAAAGATGATGGAAAAACTTATCGGTAAAGAGGTTGAAGTTGTTGCAGACGATGTTACATACAGAGGTATATTGATTGAAATTGGTGAAGAAGAAATGCATCTTGAGTCATCAGGTGGATGGATCGTGATCCCTGTTGAGAAAATCGCATCTGTGCAGGAGGTTTTAGATTAACCCATATCGCCCATCTCGCATTGAATAATGCTTATAACGGCTATGGCTGCGGTTTCTGCCCTTAAAATTCTCGGTCCCAGTGTTGCTGATAGGAAGCCTGACTCTATTGCCATATTGGCTTCTTTCTGAGAAAATCCACCTTCCGGCCCTATAAGCATTAAGATTTCCTTCCTGCCTTTAAAACTGTGGAGAATGTCTTTTATCCTATTCTGTGTCTCCTCTTCCCATAAAAGGATTCCTGAAACTCTAATCTCGGGTTTGTTCTGGAGGTTGAGAAAGTCCTCAATTGTAATGGGCTCATGTATTTCAGGGATTCGCTCTCTACCTGATTGCTGGGAAGCTGCTATGGCGATTTTTCTCCACCGCTCTATTTTACCTGTGTATCTGACCTGAGACCGCTCTGTTACAAGGGGGATGATTGTTTTTATGCCAAGCTCGGTTGTCTTCTGAACGATAAAATCCATTTTGTCTGCTTTTGGTAGACCCTGGGCAAGGACAAGTGAAACAGGGGATTCTGTAGCATGCAAATCTCTTCTCAGCAATTCTACAATGAATTCTTTTTTACCTGCGCTACTAACCTCAGCTATGTATTTATGGCCTTGACCATCAAAGATTCCCAGCAGTTCACCACGTTTTAGTCTTAATACTGAGTATAGATATCTGGCCTTCTCATCTTTAATTCTGACCTGTTTTGATGAGAGTTCCTCGGGTGGGAGGAAAAGTTGGGTCATTTTGGCTTTACCGTTGACCTACTTCTTCTTTACCAAAAAAGTCCTTTATTTTGTCCATGAAACTTTTTGATATTTCATCACCGCTTATTCTGGCGAATTCTTCCAGGAGCTCTTTCTGTTGTGGAGTGAGTTTCTTTGGCACATCGATATAAACCGCCACTATCTGATTTCCTCTGCCGTGCCCTCCGAGCCTTGGAATTCCCTTGCCGTTCAGGTGAAAGGTCTTGTTAGTAGGCGTCCCTGCTGGAATTTTTATTGTGGCTTTCCCATCCATGGTTGGCACATCTATTTCAGCGCCGAGGGCAGCCTGGGGAAAGGTTATGGGAACCTCGCATATAATATCATTGTCTTTTCTTTTAAAAAATGGATGAGGAGCAACTTTTATTATCACATAAAGGTCTCCGTAAGGCCCTCCATAAGTTCCTGCTTCTCCTTCTCCTGAGAGTTTGAGTCTTGTCCCTGTGTCTACTCCTGGAGGTATTTTTACGGAGACTGTTTTGAATTCTCTGAGTTTGCCTTCTCCTTTGCATTCAGTACAGGGGTGAGTTATTATCCTGCCTGTTCCCTGGCAGTGGCTGCATGTCCTTGAGATACTGAAAAATCCCTGCTGGAACCTTATCTGGCCTGATCCCTTGCATGTGGAACACGAAATAGGGCCTTTTCCAGGCATTGAGCCATTTCCACTGCAGGTTGGACATGTTTCCCATCTGGGGACTTCAATGACTCGCTCTGTGCCAAAAACCACATCGTGAAGATTTATTCCGAGGTCATAGCGGAGGTCTGAGCCTTTTGTTGGCCGTGGCCCTCTTTTCCTCGCAAAGGGTCCAAAGAAATCACCGAAGATATTTTCAAATATGTCGCCAAAACCTGTTGTGAAAGCATCAAAGCCTGCCCCCACTCCTTCGGCAGTACCAAATCTATCGTAATTCATTCTCTTTTGTGTACCGCTGAGGCAGGCATAAGCTTCGTTTATCTCTTTAAAATGCTCTTCGGCCTCCTTATTGCCGGAGTTTCTATCCGGATGATATTTGAGGGCCAAACGCCTGAAGGCTTTTTTAATATCTGCCTCTGTGGCATCCCTTTGAACACCGAGTATCTGGTAATAATCTTTCACTGCTCTCTCTTATCTTTATCTACCTCTTCAAATTCAGCTTCAACAGCTTCTTCCTGAGGCTTCTGCTCTTTAGTAGATGCTTCACCTGCCTGGGCACCTGCACCAGCAGTCTTATAAATATGTTCTGCAAATTTATGAGAAGCTTGACTTAATGCATCAACAGCGCTTCTAAGCTCTCCTACATCACTGCTTGTATCTTTTACTTTTTTACAACGTTCTAAGGCCTTCTCAATCGCTTCTTTCTCATGAAGTGTAAGTTTGTCTCCGTAATCTCGTAAGGATTTTTCAACTGTATATATTAAAGTATCCGCCTCATTTCTTACCTCTGCAAGCTGCCGCTTTCTCTTATCTTCCTCAGCATGGGCATCTGCATCTTTTGTCATGTTTTTAATTTCTTCTTCTGTAAGGCCGCTCGAGGCAGTTATCCTTATGGACTGTTCTTTTCCTGTGCCGAGGTCTTTTGCAGACACATGTAAAATTCCATTTGCATCAATGTCAAAAGTAACCTCAACCTGTGGGATTCCCCTCGGAGCAGGAGGTATCCCAATAAGTTCGAAGACACCTAAGAGTTTGTTATCAGCAGCCATCTCCCTTTCGCCCTGGCAGACTTTTATGGTAACTGCTGGCTGATTATCCGTTGCTGTAGAGAATATCTGGCCTTTCTTTGTTGGTATTGTAGTGTTTCTTTCAATGAGTCTTGTAAAAATTCCGCCGAGGGTTTCTATTCCAAGGGAGAGGGGAGTTACATCAAGAAGGAGGATTTCTTTTACTTCACCTTTTAACACACCAGCTTGAATTGCAGCGCCGACCGCTACAACTTCATCAGGGTTAACCCCTTTGTTCGGCTCTTTCTCTATAAAGCTCTGAACAACCTGCTGTACCTTTGGAGTCCTGGTCTGACCTCCCACGAGCAATATCTCATCGATGCCTTCAGGCGCAACTGCAGCATCTGCCAAGGCCATCTTACACGGCTCGATTGTTTTTTGTATAAGGTCGTTTACTAACTGTTCAAACTTTGCCCTGGTTATTTTCATCAGAAGGTGTTTTGGCCCGCTGGCATCTGCTGTGATAAATGGGAGGTTTATTTCTGTTTCCATTGCTGAGGACAATTCTATTTTTGCTTTTTCAGCGGCTTCTTTTAATCTTTGTAGTGCCATTTTGTCTTTGCGCAAATCTATGCCATAATCTTTTTTAAATTCATCGACCATCCAGTCCATTATTCTGAGGTCAAAGTCATCACCACCCAGATAGGTATCACCATTTGTTGATTTTACCTCAACAACGCCTTCCCCGATTTCAAGAATGGATATATCAAAAGTTCCTCCGCCGAGGTCATATACAGCGATCCTCTCCTCTTTCTTTTTCTCCATCCCGTAAGCAAGAGATGCTGCGGTTGGTTCATTGATGATCCTTAAAACATTGAGACCCGCAATCCTTCCAGCGTCTTTAGTTGCCTGGCGCTGGCTATCATTAAAATAGGCCGGAACTGTTATAACTGCATCTGTGACAGGCTCTCCAAGATAATCTTCTGCTGCCTGTTTTAATTTCTGTAGTATCATTGCAGAGATTTCTGGCGGTGAATAAACTTTCCCTCTGACTTCAACATGTGCATCTCCATTTGGTGCAGCTACGATTTTATAGGGTAGACGCCTTATAGCTTCTTTTACCTGTGGTGAGTCGTAATTTCTAACCATGAGCCTTTTTATAGAGAATATTGTATTTTCTGGATTTGTGATTGCTTGCCTTTTGGCTATCTGACCGACAAGTCGTTCTCCTTTTTCTGTAAAGGCAACAACAGAAGGGGTAGTTCTCGTCCCCTCTTGATTAGGTATAACTATTGGTTCCCCAGCTTGCATTACAGCTACGACTGAATTGGTTGTTCCAAGGTCAATGCCAATTACCTTTCCCATATCATTCCTCCTCTATATTATTTTTTATCTCTTCTGTCGATTTTTTTGAGACTCCCACAAGGGACGGTCTTAAGACCCTGTCCCTGAGCATATAGCCTTTTCGGAACTCAGTGATTACAGTATTGTTTTCGGCCTCTTCTGATTCAATTTGGGCCATTGCATGATGCACTGATGGATCAAAAGGCTTACCGAGGGCCGAAATGATAGATAACCCGAATTTCTCTAATGTAGCTCGCATCTCTTTCAATGTCAGCTCAACCCCTTCAGCGAGTGCCCTATTAGCTTCATGAGAGGAGTGCTGGAGGGCCAGCTCAAGGTGATCCATCACAGGTAATATCTCTTTTATGAGTTCTTCGTTAGAATATTTTAACATCTCCTCTTTTTCCTTTGCTACCATCTTTCTGTAATTCTCAAAATCAGCATAAAGCCTCACGTATTTATTTTTTAAGTCTG
Encoded here:
- the dnaJ gene encoding molecular chaperone DnaJ, with translation MKDYYQILGVQRDATEADIKKAFRRLALKYHPDRNSGNKEAEEHFKEINEAYACLSGTQKRMNYDRFGTAEGVGAGFDAFTTGFGDIFENIFGDFFGPFARKRGPRPTKGSDLRYDLGINLHDVVFGTERVIEVPRWETCPTCSGNGSMPGKGPISCSTCKGSGQIRFQQGFFSISRTCSHCQGTGRIITHPCTECKGEGKLREFKTVSVKIPPGVDTGTRLKLSGEGEAGTYGGPYGDLYVIIKVAPHPFFKRKDNDIICEVPITFPQAALGAEIDVPTMDGKATIKIPAGTPTNKTFHLNGKGIPRLGGHGRGNQIVAVYIDVPKKLTPQQKELLEEFARISGDEISKSFMDKIKDFFGKEEVGQR
- a CDS encoding YihY/virulence factor BrkB family protein, which encodes MYWVKVAGKSISAFFKDGCINLAASLSYFFILAIIPLSILVITAIGYFLGQHQDLYLYALAGLINLFPKVTNEITEEFRKVIIFKGISGVTLILYGLLSFELFSSMENSMNIIFKVSKKRPFVLSLLFSFIVVTLVIVFLLASFGVTTVALLFKKYPIEVFGIKMGYKAGVFLRYVAPFILVLLTFTAVFMIIPRIKVPFRSAFIGAVFTTVLWEVAKHFFTWYVKYVIRLGSIYGSLTTFILVLLWLYYSSCIFLLGAEIVNNSRRPAGTERRKR
- the grpE gene encoding nucleotide exchange factor GrpE; amino-acid sequence: MEEKEEKKEELSGISEPEVEKIEEVEILRKDLADLKNKYVRLYADFENYRKMVAKEKEEMLKYSNEELIKEILPVMDHLELALQHSSHEANRALAEGVELTLKEMRATLEKFGLSIISALGKPFDPSVHHAMAQIESEEAENNTVITEFRKGYMLRDRVLRPSLVGVSKKSTEEIKNNIEEE
- a CDS encoding 16S rRNA (uracil(1498)-N(3))-methyltransferase — protein: MTQLFLPPEELSSKQVRIKDEKARYLYSVLRLKRGELLGIFDGQGHKYIAEVSSAGKKEFIVELLRRDLHATESPVSLVLAQGLPKADKMDFIVQKTTELGIKTIIPLVTERSQVRYTGKIERWRKIAIAASQQSGRERIPEIHEPITIEDFLNLQNKPEIRVSGILLWEEETQNRIKDILHSFKGRKEILMLIGPEGGFSQKEANMAIESGFLSATLGPRILRAETAAIAVISIIQCEMGDMG
- the dnaK gene encoding molecular chaperone DnaK — encoded protein: MGKVIGIDLGTTNSVVAVMQAGEPIVIPNQEGTRTTPSVVAFTEKGERLVGQIAKRQAITNPENTIFSIKRLMVRNYDSPQVKEAIRRLPYKIVAAPNGDAHVEVRGKVYSPPEISAMILQKLKQAAEDYLGEPVTDAVITVPAYFNDSQRQATKDAGRIAGLNVLRIINEPTAASLAYGMEKKKEERIAVYDLGGGTFDISILEIGEGVVEVKSTNGDTYLGGDDFDLRIMDWMVDEFKKDYGIDLRKDKMALQRLKEAAEKAKIELSSAMETEINLPFITADASGPKHLLMKITRAKFEQLVNDLIQKTIEPCKMALADAAVAPEGIDEILLVGGQTRTPKVQQVVQSFIEKEPNKGVNPDEVVAVGAAIQAGVLKGEVKEILLLDVTPLSLGIETLGGIFTRLIERNTTIPTKKGQIFSTATDNQPAVTIKVCQGEREMAADNKLLGVFELIGIPPAPRGIPQVEVTFDIDANGILHVSAKDLGTGKEQSIRITASSGLTEEEIKNMTKDADAHAEEDKRKRQLAEVRNEADTLIYTVEKSLRDYGDKLTLHEKEAIEKALERCKKVKDTSSDVGELRSAVDALSQASHKFAEHIYKTAGAGAQAGEASTKEQKPQEEAVEAEFEEVDKDKREQ